The following are from one region of the Mesorhizobium sp. B4-1-4 genome:
- the pdxH gene encoding pyridoxamine 5'-phosphate oxidase → MSDTELTTSDFTDAAEPFRLFAAWLEDATKSEVNDANGVALATVDTEGMPDVRMVLLKGFDESGFVFYTNFESAKGQEILGSMKAAMCFHWKSLRRQVRVRGPVEIVTDAEADAYYATRPRGSRIGAWASKQSRPLESRFALEKAVAEYTARYAIGEIPRPKHWSGFRIVPKTIEFWQDKPFRLHDRMVFSRNAKGGWDKTRLYP, encoded by the coding sequence ATGAGTGACACAGAGTTAACAACCAGTGACTTTACCGATGCGGCCGAGCCCTTTCGCCTCTTTGCCGCATGGCTGGAGGACGCCACGAAAAGCGAAGTCAACGATGCCAACGGCGTAGCGCTGGCAACCGTCGATACCGAGGGCATGCCGGATGTGCGGATGGTGCTGCTCAAGGGGTTCGATGAAAGCGGCTTTGTGTTCTACACGAATTTCGAAAGCGCCAAGGGCCAGGAAATTCTGGGCAGCATGAAGGCGGCGATGTGTTTCCATTGGAAATCGCTGCGCCGCCAGGTGCGCGTGCGCGGTCCGGTGGAGATCGTCACCGATGCCGAGGCCGACGCCTATTACGCGACGCGGCCGCGCGGCAGCCGCATCGGCGCCTGGGCCTCGAAACAGTCGCGGCCGCTGGAAAGCCGCTTCGCCCTGGAGAAAGCCGTCGCCGAATACACGGCCCGTTACGCCATCGGCGAGATCCCCCGCCCGAAGCACTGGTCGGGCTTCCGCATCGTGCCGAAGACCATCGAGTTCTGGCAGGACAAGCCGTTCAGGCTGCATGACCGGATGGTCTTTTCGCGCAACGCCAAGGGTGGTTGGGATAAGACGCGGCTTTATCCCTGA
- a CDS encoding RT0821/Lpp0805 family surface protein, with amino-acid sequence MSRIAQAFDSRQWGVIASASAKAAIVSIALPLAGCGAGGFSLEKAEVDRSILTSGTSTLAKPADSDRDSDQTTIGNAVSSADIVQLGGQAVPWANAGTGSRGSIIELAELKDRGQTCRRFKASRESFDGVAMFEGELCLAGAGGWRMQGFKAL; translated from the coding sequence TTGTCGCGTATCGCGCAAGCTTTTGACAGCAGGCAATGGGGCGTTATCGCTTCGGCCAGCGCGAAAGCCGCGATCGTCTCAATCGCCCTGCCGCTTGCCGGCTGTGGCGCGGGTGGCTTCAGCCTGGAGAAAGCCGAGGTCGACCGCTCGATCCTGACCAGCGGCACATCGACTTTGGCCAAGCCGGCCGATTCGGATCGCGACTCCGACCAGACGACGATCGGCAATGCGGTGTCTTCCGCCGACATCGTACAGCTCGGCGGCCAGGCCGTGCCGTGGGCGAATGCCGGCACCGGGTCGCGCGGCTCCATCATTGAGCTGGCGGAATTGAAGGACAGGGGCCAGACCTGCCGTCGCTTCAAGGCTTCGCGCGAAAGCTTTGATGGCGTTGCCATGTTCGAGGGCGAACTCTGCCTCGCCGGCGCCGGCGGCTGGCGCATGCAGGGCTTCAAGGCGCTCTGA